TGGGGCCGAGCCGCACCGAGCCGGACGGCTCGCTCACCGCGCTCGCTCATGCCGTTCCCTCCAGTGTCGGTGAGTCGGCCGTGCTGCCGGGTTGCGGCACCGTGCCGACGCCGAAGAAGGCCCGTCGGCGCAGTTGCGCCCACCGGCCCGCAGGCCCACGGTCGCGGCCCCGGACCTGGGTGCCGCTGACCTCGGTGCCCGCGTGCCGCGCCGCCTCCTGGGCGGCCTGCGGCAGCGAGCGTACGCCCTCACCACGGCCGAGGACAGGTCTGCGTTCCTGGGCGGCGCCGAGGGCGGAGATGACGGTGGGCAGCAGCGCGGCGGCGGCGACGGCGTACCCCTCGGCGGAGGGGTGGAACCGGTCCCAGGCGAACATCCGGGTCGGTTCCGCCGCGAACCGGGGGCCGAGCAGGTCGCCGAGGGAGACCGTCCAGCCACCCGCCTCGACCACCGCGACCGTCTGGGCGGCGGCGAGCTGTCGGCTCCACCGTCGGGCCAGCCAGCGCAGCGGCGGCTGGATCGGCTGGATCGCGCCCAGGTCCGGGCAGGTGCCGACGACCACCTGGCAGCCGGCCGCGCGCAGCGTGCGGACCGCGTCGACCAGGTAGCGCACGGCCAGGCCGGGCGGGGTGCGGTTGGTGACGTCGTTGCCGCCGATCAGGATCACCGCGATGTCCGGTCGGTGCTCCAACGCCGACTCGACCTGCGGCTTCAGCCCGGCCGACAGGGAGCCCACCACGGCGAAGCGGTGCAGCCGGACCTGCCGGTGCAGCCGGCGGGACAACCCGGTGGCGAGCAACGCGCCGAGCGTCTCCCGCCGCCGGTGCACGCCGTAGCTGGCGGCCGAGGAGTCGCCGAGGATCACCATGGTCAGCGGTGGGCCGGGCAGCTTCACGCCGTAGACGCCGTCGCAGCGGGGCGGGGGCGCCTCGGCCATCGGGATGGTCCGCCGGGCCTGCCGGGCCTGCCCGAGCAGCACCCCGCCGGTCGCGACCACGGCCGCCGCGGTGGCGCCCGTGCCGATCGCCGCGGCCCGGGCGATCTGCCGCACGCGCTGCCAGCGCGGACCAACCGGTACGACGGAACCAGCGACCCCCATACGGCGACAGTATCGCGCCGGCACGACACACCGCTGTCGTCGTACGTGCTGCCTGGTGGCTGAGGGACGACCGTTCTGGGTACCGGTGGGGGTGACGACGACGGGTCCCGGGGCGCGGGCGCCGAGGGCTTGCGGGCCCGCGTCACGCTGGGACCGGCGAGAGGGGCTGGACGATGGGCAGGACGTTGAAGCGGAGCGCGGCCTTCACCGCGTTGGCGAGGGCGCTGGCGGCGGGTGCGCGGGGTGGCCCGTCGCTGGGTGCCCGGGTGGCCGCGCTGCCGCGGATGATCCGGGCGACCGCCCGGGGCGAGTACGACGGCGGTCTGCGGCTGGCGCTGATGGCGGCGGCGACGGCGTACGTCGTCTCCCCGGTCGACGTGGTGCCGGAGCTGTTCCTGACGGTCTTCGGCCTGCTGGACGACGCGGTCATGGTGACCTGGCTCGCCGGCAGCGTGCTGGCCGAGACGGAGCGCTTCCTGGAGTGGGAGGCCGCGCGCCGTCCCGTGGTCCCCGGGCAGGTGATCGGCTGACGGGACGTACGCTGGGCGGCGAAGCAAACGTCTGCCCGGCAGCCGACGCCGGCGCCGCAACGAAGGGCACAACGAGGTGCAGTACTACGACAACGTCGTCGACATGATCGGCAACACCCCGCTGGTACGGCTACGCAACGTCACCAAGGGCATC
This genomic interval from Micromonospora coxensis contains the following:
- a CDS encoding YkvA family protein codes for the protein MGRTLKRSAAFTALARALAAGARGGPSLGARVAALPRMIRATARGEYDGGLRLALMAAATAYVVSPVDVVPELFLTVFGLLDDAVMVTWLAGSVLAETERFLEWEAARRPVVPGQVIG